The nucleotide window aaaaaaaaaaatattttaatttttctacttggtggaaattttgaacaatttcaTTAGAAGTGTGTGTCAGTTGTACCTTTGAATACTTGTATTTACCAAACATCACATCACTTGAGCAGGTGTCAGTTATTCCAAAATTGTCTATATAAAATGCATTCTACCATATCACTAAGATACTGGTATATATTACTTTTTCCAAACAAGTAAGAGGAATTTACTCAATTAATGTATCCCTTTTGTGCCcagtattcattttttttgtcttattcatattttattagaCATGcctaaaagaaatttttagagATGTCACATTACAATTACTAGAAACTAGTAAAGTTTGGGCATTGGGTTTCACTTAACTTAGCATTCTACCTATGTTTTGAAAGTAATGGATTATGCAGACTAAGTaacattacaagaaaaaaattttttttaaatcaaaaagcTTACAGCAAGTATCAatcaataattaaatttgtagtgGTACCTAACAGTGTGGGAGGTTATGAAACAGAATGAACCCAATCAACCTTTTTAGgtcctgaaacaaaaaaataatttaatggtACAAAAAATACTTGTATCAGATTGTGTGGTACCGAGACTTGTTGCAATAGTCCAGAAGTGATGACTTTGAATTGTAATGTTTTTGGAGgcttatattattaaaatttagtATACCTATTAGAGAATTATATTTAGAATTATATTTGGGGtgaattttgtttacattactaCCTCCCACTTATGTCGCAGAAACAACGGAAGGTAAAGAAACACAGTGTTTCTTGTaactatatttattaattattggccATACTTTGTGATAAAGACAAACCTTTCAAAGATTGCCAGTGGGTTAAATAACTTTTGGTATTCCCATTTAAATGTCTTCCGATTAGGGCTCACTGAAATGCACATGGATGCATTTTTACCAAAGAAAAGTTGCTATTTAAAAAGACATCTTTGTAGAACTTGTTAGCTAATAGCTAGTGTAATTATAGGATAGCTTgtatctacaaataaattttaattattttgaagaCATGATAAATTGcaacatgaaaaaaatgttttcagacaaaatagttttattaaataatttaatgcaCAGTATACACAATTCAAAATAGATAATTAACCCTATTTTGTTTGACCCAAGTCCTTTAACTTTTGCACAAAAAGGCAAGTTGgtaatactgaaaaaaaaaacaagtgaacTCTACAGAGACCTAAGTGAACTGAAACAATGTTGTACAAAATGTTCAAGAAACGAAGAGATGATATGGTAACAAAAAATGATTTAGACCAGTTATTGCAAAACTAATGCAACTTGCCCTTTTATCATTTTCTCTTACAAATTTGccaaaagttatttattttgtgaTTTCTTGATTTTCTAATCACACCAAATAACTTAGTCTCATAAAATGGAGCTTCTGCATTCTTAATTATGAGTGATGATTTTGATTGTTGTAGAAACTTGGTACAACAACACTTGTTACTAAATACAAGAAGTTTTATATCAAAACAACTTTGGTTTTGATCATACTGTCATCAGAAATGCTTCAAGATGAACTTTGTAATTAACAATTTGATACATGTTAGCCTAATATGTTTACAAAGGACATTGATGAACCCATACAATTTTAAAAggaaatttgtttaattttcatCAGTCATTAATGCTTTTTAAACAACTGAATTAActtttctctcctaactgacgatactagcgttgattccaccagaatgtggtaaataattgcggagagaaaaagttaaagccCAGCAATAAAACTGTTTTAACCAATAAACCATTATTCTACTATCACGGACTCGTAAAACTAAGAGTAATAATGATATTGATAAAATCAAATTATGTTGAAAATGAAATACCAGAACCAGTTTCAAgcaaaaagtaataatttgaACTAAGAGGTCAAAAGGGGGAGAGCTATAAGTATTCATCAGCAACTGGATAATCAGCTGTACAGACGCAAAATTAGTACTTGAGATAGTTTAGGCTTAATCATTGAGCATGATGTATACTTTTATAGTTGACAAGAAATAAAATGCAATTCAGATTAAATCAGTAAGTCGCATGCAATGTGACACTACCCCTCACTGCTATTGTAGGTAATATTAAGTAATTAACACAAGAACTCAATACAGAAGTACAAACTATAGGTAAATCAAGAAACAAAATCTGAAAATGTCAACAATTTTAGATGGTTGAGTAATACACTAAGATATCAcaatggcatttttttttttcgtagttAACAACACACCTATGGTATTTCTAAAGAAACatgtttaaacaaatgtttgctataaaatatttttaaatataccaatttttttttttttttagaaaagcatttattggaagaaaaaaaaagaagcaatttaacaaatacaaaggggaaaatataaaaaaagaaacaaaaaaagccaatgaaaaaaatgtacctggaaaaaaaatagattaaaaaaaaaagattaaaaaaaagtagcatttcAAAACTTTACTGAAGAGAGGTGTTATGGATCTTAAAACCATTAAGATTTGATTTGACtgtggaaaatattttttacaatttcttgttACCGGTATTAGTTTAGTGTTCAAGCCACAATGTGTTGTAAGTatatcctatatatatattgctaacCAGCTAGCATTGACTTTCAAAGTACCATTAGGATGAGGGCACAATTTCTAAAGAACTAAGaacagaaaatatatttatcaaGTATAACATACATCTACAACCTCCCCAGATAATAGAATATTAACTTGCTACTATGGAAAGAATTTGATATTTAGGGTctttggcacatcagcacaatttaggccatgtcatgcccCTATGAAAAGAAACATACAACAGAATTTGACAATGACAAGATACAAGGAACAATTTAACAACCCTAGATGGGAGGGAACACTACACAACAGCAGCAAGGGATAACAGTATTAAGATATCTGACCACAAGGCACCTGGAAGACCAAGAAAACGATGGGTCGGTGATGataaagaaataattagaaTTCACATACAGCAGTagaacaggtttttttttaatagtaccAACTACATCTGTTCAATTACTTCAATAATACTTACTCCACAAACTGATTAGTAGCTAATAGACATTATTGAATTCTGAAAAAACTACACAAGTCTAAATAATTAAAGAGTTCTAGTTCTAGTCAAATTTTATCTTGTTATATAATAAAGATATAATAAATTATGCTATTATTTCGTATCTCTTCTCCTTTCGGAGTGGACTTATGGCAATAGAGTTATGGCAAATATAGATTATTGCGCAGGTCAATGTGTACAATAACGCTAACActtgtaaaaattgttttttcaacaaAACAACAGTAGTGATTCTCATTAATCAAAAACAATAATACTCGTAAACAACTGCTCAAAAATACATTCACAAGTAACACTTATGACATTGTTTAGGAATGTTACTAGTATGgttaaaatgttacaaataaaatacactgatgacacaaaatattttcaaatcacACTATGGCTTCAAGTataaacattataaatatttcGACATTAATTCAAACAGGAAGTAGTGAGTGCAGGAAAATAAAAGAAGCTAATTAAATGTTACTGAGCAATTATATCTCATggctttttattaatttatagaGTAGTGAAGAATATAAGCCTACATTAAAACCTTTGGCTTCAGTGGCAAATTATGTCCATAGAAAAGGTGACTGCTAGaccattttaaacatttaaaatatctagaacatttaatgaaaatattttttaacttaacaaaataaacatgtagactatcttggaaaaaaaaaattcaacccAATAAACAGATACCATatggaaaaaagaaacaaagagataaaatgtaatttaaataaaaaattcactCAATATAACATCAGATGAAACACTAGGAATCACagaattctttttctttcatataTTTCATACCTGTGTTTATAATGTCATATTAATACAATGCCAAAAAGAGGAGGCATCCCTAATCAAACGCACACTAACACActataaagagaaaaatatgtTTGCAGAATGAACAAAGATGTTAATAGCAAATGTTGTGTAATCAGATAACATTAAGAGAGAGTACTATCATTTTTTCCttattaattactttaaaacttaaaaaaaaacaacactttataaTTTACATAAGCAATAGAGTAATGGAATGAATGCTCCAATAGCTACAAAGACAGGTAACAGCATTGCACTGGTATCATCAGCAGCATAAGGATCTTTGATTTTTGGGCCAGATGGTTTCCTTGATTTCTGTGGCTTTATAGTCTGAGattcttcatcttcttcttcctcctcTTCTGGAACATCCACACCAGGCATCGGGGGAAGCTTTGGAACATCTGAGAACCAtcaaagataaataaatacCTAGCAGTTAATTTGTTGAATGATTGATGATGATGGGTCATGGAAGTATATCTATGCAAAAAATTATTATCAATGTAAATCCATAAATATCTCTATTAATAgcaaaactatttataataaattattacaaaacaacaaagaacaTTGTTCATCTAAACTACTACAAGACATAGTGAAACCCAATTAATGTTCATACATACCAAGCAAATTATGTTAATGCTGTTAACCAGGATATGCAAATAAATAGAAGGTTAATTTTAATTGTTTCTTCATTCCTATACCGTCTTGTTTTAgacaaaatattaattgttgGTTCTGGTAACCAGTTTGAAGTTAGAATTATTCATGTACTGATTTGATGTTATTTAGTTAGATATAGGGACATCTATTCCCATTTCAACTTTAAATGGTTTTATTcctaattttatatatatatatatttagtaaataaaatatagatatataaacatttagatctagacatttatttttcacaGTGTAACTTTGTACTTTCtactaaaacattaaatatttaaaacaaagacaaaaattacaaactattggtaattatggACAAGCACAAGAAATGTACCAAAAAGCAGCTTTCTATTTGTCTATTTTAGCTCAATTTAAAAGTAGTGTTTCTTGATGTCAAAAATGTCTAAGTTCTACATCTAATGATttatcaaaacacatttaaaaaaaaaaatggatccaACACTATTATTGgcttttttttgtcaaaaatatacattttttaaaatgagttaGCGTTCATCTGGTCAACTTAGTTTCCTGTCAAGTCTGTATAGCAAATAATATTTGAACcatgtaactttttttgttttttaaactcagCATTTAAAGAATAAAAGTGGAGTTATATTTATGTTCTTTAGTTCTGTCCAGTTGTATATAGCTTATACTCATCGctatttgttagtttttttttaaattaatataaataccggtatatatatatatatatattgattttttattagctaatttaaatacaattttggtTTATTCAAGAAAGCTCTCTTACCATCTACAGTCCCCTTGATGACATAAATTGCATTGACTTTTGGGTTATCCAAATCACCCTGTAAGTtaatataaataacatttatatttacatcatttttttgtgggggaaaaTATAAAGCACTATACTGTAGAggtggagtgatcgttaaatgaacttgtgtgttacccgtgcttgtaatcgtgctagtatttgtaatcgtgttcgcattatcgtagtctgtgaatcgtgaccagtctgtactgtgttattgtgtgtatcagtcgtgttttattgaaataaagccttgtttctaaggttatgaattgacttagtatattacaatttatttcaataaaaccattcttaaatggacaagtttttgcgtcccaatagactggatgctgatcctagttcaactaatgcttcagttacacggaaacattggatttcttgttttgacagattcgcaacgaaggtaggggctagtgaaagcgaacagtttgacctgctatgcaactttgtgtctccatccttatatcagtatatttctacctgttctaaatactcagaagcaaaatctattcttgagaatttatttgtgaaggcccctaatgaaacattggccagacatttgcttgcaacttgcaaacaagaagtcgatcaaagtcttgatcaatttgtacacaagctgagagtgatggccagagattgtcagttccgagctgtcagtgctgacaaaaatgaagaggacgccattcgcgatgcctttgttagcggcatgcgttcgagcgtaattagacagaggctacttgagaaaagatcccttgacttgaaaatggctttagaTATTGCCAAGACACTCGACATGGCCCAAAAAGAATCCAGTTCGTTTAGTACTCCTTCTCAATTGGTAGAGTCAACTCTTTCGTCATTGGCAATCTCAACCGAAGAaatggtggactcagaaacaatcgcaacagtgagtactaaatgtttcttttgcggaggtagtcggcatctcagagcgaaatgccctgccaaagactgcatgtgtcattcgtgcgggaaaaatggacatttttcgaaggtttgcaggtctcgcaacactcctataaccaaaacaaaagtcaaaacatctcctagccacgagattaaaagacaatcttgtaaagattgtagctgcattaaggactctacacatctaacatcactaattgctacttcgtctgtatctggtttaactaaatcaacagtacacatctctgtaaatggcgtgaacctaaaagccctaattgatacaggtagcggggaaagctacatttcttcaaacataccaagagaatacgattggtcagtgacacgttcaaagcacaaaatttctatggcgtcatctcaactgtcaagcgtcacaagaggccacatgtttgcatcgctaaaatacaaaggggaagtttacaatcaattcaaactttcgttactagatgaactttgcactgatgtagtgcttgggttagatttcctcgcattgcacaaagaactgataattccattcaaaggtggtcgacctgcatttcatgtctgctcgctcaatgctgttaaggtagaggcaccacaattgtttgcaaatttatcccctgattgcagacctattgctactaaatctcgtcgttactccttccaagacacacaatttattaaagctgaagttgagaaattgatacgaaacggtatcattgaaccttccaaatcaccttggagagctcaagtccttgtcacgaccaatgagcggcacaaaaagcgaatggtcgttgattatagccaaactataaatagatttacttacctggacgcttaccccatgcctagagtggatgaaatggtggagaaaatttccaggtatgaaatctttagcacattggatctggagagtgcttatcaccaaatacctatccaacagagcgaaaagaaatacacagccttcgaagcttgtggtaaactctaccagttttgcagaataccctttggggtcactaacggtgtagcttgcttccagaaaaccatagacactattatagaaaaagaaaagttgtctgacacgtttgcctatgtcgacaatgtaacaatatgtggtacagatgtagactcccataacaaaaatctgttgcattttcagaaggtagctcaggaatacggaataactttcaacgaaagtaaaagtgtatttgcTACTAAGAAGGTAAAGCTGCTTGGATATGAAATATCCAAAGGACATTTAAAGCCGGACCCTGATAGATTTCAAGCTCTGCGAGATTTGCCACCTCCAAAAGATCTGAAGTCTCAGAAAAGGATTGTAGGACTTTTGGCATATTATGCTCACTGGATACAAAATTTCTCCGACAAATTGTatcctataatgaaaaatcaaatttttcctgtacctacagaagtaaaaacagcgtttgaagacttgaaagaagaattgcagaaagcagcaattttcaccataaagtatgaccatcctctaattgtggaaactgacgcttctgacatcgcagtagctgccactttaaatcaggacggaagacctattgcattcttctctagaactctttcacctagtgaaaggcatcaatctgccatagagaaagaagcaactgcaataattgaagctatacgcaaatggaagcattatttgtgtggcaattattttacccttattacggaccagcggtctatttcatacatatttaaagacactcatgacaagaaaattaaaaacgataagatacaaaggtggaaattggaactggcaagcttcaagtttgatatacagtatagacctgggaacgccaacacagcagcagacaccttgtctagagggcactatgcaaccatgacgaaacaaagtagcctgaagacgtaccatgactacctgtgtcatccaggtgtcactagacttctacattatgtcaggtcaaagaacttacccttctcggttgaagaggtcaggcagaccattcaacaatgcagaacctgcaatagaattaaaccgcaattctataaggaatttgcaggtacgctcatcaaggccacacagccgtttgaaagaataagtgttgactttaaaggtcctttgccatcagctactcgcaacaagtacttgttaacaatgattgacgaatattcgcggtttccattcgcttttccctgtcctgatatgacatctaagacagtaataaagtgcttcgaccagttatttttcctctttggaacacccagttacatccactctgatcgtggctcatcatttatgtccacagaaactacagaatatctacattctaagggcatagccactagcaggacaacgccctataacgcaaaaggaaatggtcaaatagaaaagctgaataaaacattgtggcaggctattttattagcattggactcagggaagttggaactatcacagtgggaatctgtgttgccccaggcacttcactccattcgatcattactgtgtacttctactaatgaaactccacacgaacggatcttcaaattcaacaGAAGATCGCCAACGGGAACATCCTTGCCTACTTGGCTACAGAACCCAGGCAAAGTATTACTAAAATCACCTGTAAGATCTTCAAAATTTGACCCATTGGTACAAGAGGTTGAACTTATTAGCTGCAACCCACAGTACGCCCATATACGATTTCCAAATGGCCGGGAGGAGACAGTGTCGCTTAGGCAGCTGGCGCCGAAGGAAAGTTCCACGAACGACTATTTCGAACCAGAGAACGGTATTCTGCCTCAAGAGGTCGGTGACTCTTTGGATCTCTCACCAGGGAGTCGCTACGTGCCTGAAGCTATCAGTAATCCACAGAGTCCCACCCCAATGATGTACAACCAGCCAGAAGTCATCAGTGACTCACAGGGGAGCCACCCAATGCCAGAGGCCAATATTGACTCGAGTCCCGTACAGGACAGTTACGACTTGCAAGGAGAAAAGTCTACGCCAGAGATACCTCCGGATCCTTCCCTTCATACGCATGGCTATAACCTAAGACccagaaagaaatgaaggaggggtgaatggagtgatcgttaaatgaacttgtgtgttacccgtgcttgtaatcgtgctagtatttgtaatcgtgttcgcattatcgtagtctgtgaatcgtgaccagtctgtactgtgttattgtgtgtatcagtcgtgttttattgaaataaagccttgtttctaaggttatgaattgacttagtatattacaagAGGCAACCAacaaattttgccacatccaccAGCGGtcaatttagattctctttttgcCATATACATATGTCCTCAACAGTGGATTttgttttggtctcaaatgtgtagcAAAGTTAGGATAAAACTGTATGCCGCAAGCTGCCTGATGGTAAACTACAAATTTTTCCTCTGACCcctgaagcctttcccataTTTAGGTATAGCCACAAGGCAGCAGAGTTTTGCATTCAGaattttccttctcctaggtggaaAATAAGCGAAAGCAAATAAGACCATCCTACCCAAAGCTTGTTGGTTTAAGTTCCTGTGACTCCCTCTTCTTTCATTGGTAACAGCTCTATTGGACCCAATATGTGGACGACACATGATGACTGGAGTTGGACTGTTGTCAGAGGCTTAAATGCATGCCATTgtaagcattttataggtagagGAGTGCTTATTTTCATTACCACTAGCagcacaaaaaacaacaacacaaaaacctTACTAAAccatgtatataatatatactgtatatgtaaaaaaaaaaattgcaacaaTTTTTAATCATCCATCTAatataaaagtatatttttttaattagattagtagcaaaataaaaagtatgCAAAAACCTTAATGAATTCAATAGAAATTTTGTTTCCATCAACTTGTGATGTCTCTCCATTAACTCTAAGCTTGCCAGCCCTTATAGAGAATGGGATGATCTCATCATGTGCTGCTCCTCTACCAACTCTTGCAAAGATATCTAGTTCACTTACAACAGTGTGCTCACCATTCAAGACAACATCAAAAAcctacaccaaaaaaaaaaaagatttttaattttaactaagacTTCAAAAGTAACAAACACTGAACCAACattgtatttaatataatatactagatcactctcttatttctgcggatagagttatccttacgtgtagcgaagtcatacagtatatcatcaaaattttatttcctacatagatcacgctcaatagcaagaattactaaatgtttcaatctatctacgagaattgttgaactaagtaattcttcattagtttgaggcacgagaagcttctttcaccacattacacaattacggctaatgcataatgttgtttttatttaaaaacgtaggattggcgttttccatattatttGACACCCCAAGATGACAATTTTTGAGTATATATATTTCTGAGATTTGTATGAATTTtccaaagatttttaataatatccggagatttccatgactttttcatatattttgaaatttcagaagatttccaggagcttctgaTAAATCAAGTGGCcgcaggaaatctgttataagttataaaatggtttaatttaataatttacacatagaattagcgcagtGTGGGGCCGGGCCCAATGCGGTCtgataggttgcagtggcctatggCAACGGAATTTGCGGGGCAAAGTTTGGGTAGGAATACGGattataagtaaaaattaagagtttatattagaaaatacattcgtctttgcattttattcatcctttactacgtacagaattactttacgaggcttgcgtgtagcgaagtcataagtatatcataaaatttctatttcctacatagatcacgctcaatagcaagaattaacaaatacatgtttcaatctatcaacgagaattgttgaactaaagtaattcttcattagtttgaggcgcgagaagcttctctAACCAGATTCTAAAACTACAggataatgcctttttttttatcgcacgtaggattggcattttcctaattgaatgacaccccaaaatgacaatttttgtctatatatttcaggagattcgtaCGGGGCctactgcggtcgcataagCGCGGATCCCACTGTGGTcacctaaagccggccctgcatagcggcgtatgctacgctgcCGGTcgactatatatataattctcttcatggctcaagagtttggacacgcaagaagaagtaaaggaaagatcactcttttatttctgcaagttggagttaccccaggaaaaaaaaacaggggggggggatagtattcatctgtcactaaatagcagggccagacttaaccattgtggggcccaatgcgaaacggatttcgcagggcccagtttgggtagggatacggataataagtgaacattaagagtttgtattagaaaatatattagtctttgcattttattaattctttacatttttttttatcgcgcgtaggattggcgttttccatgtTGAATGACACCTCCAAAAAatgatttgtatgagttttcaaaagattttaataatttctggatatttacaggactttttcatatattttgcaa belongs to Biomphalaria glabrata chromosome 12, xgBioGlab47.1, whole genome shotgun sequence and includes:
- the LOC106055965 gene encoding malectin-A-like; the encoded protein is MLYFAGLLFYILKSYFKSKYIFRLLLASSLLLQPIPALEVIWAVNCGGDEHTDVHGIHYQSDPLEIGHKSDFGKSLMIQRVVPQDRILYQTERYHVNTFGYDIPVYRDGDYVIVLKFSEVWFAAPNQKVFDVVLNGEHTVVSELDIFARVGRGAAHDEIIPFSIRAGKLRVNGETSQVDGNKISIEFIKGDLDNPKVNAIYVIKGTVDDVPKLPPMPGVDVPEEEEEEDEESQTIKPQKSRKPSGPKIKDPYAADDTSAMLLPVFVAIGAFIPLLYCLCKL